Proteins encoded within one genomic window of Raineyella fluvialis:
- the argG gene encoding argininosuccinate synthase has protein sequence MSKVLTSLPVGERVGLAFSGGLDTSVAVAWMREKGAIPCTYTADIGQYDEPDIASVPGRAGAYGAELSRLVDCRAALVEEGLSALQCGAFHIRSAGKAYFNTTPLGRAVTGTLLVRAMKEDDVNIWGDGSTYKGNDIERFYRYGLMANPQLQIYKPWLDVDFVNELGGRDEMSQWLGERDLPYRDSKEKAYSTDANIWGATHEAKQLEMLDTGLDIVEPIMGVKAWDENVEVKTEEVTVRFEQGRPVEINGATFANAIDLVLEANAVGGRHGLGASDQIENRIIEAKSRGIYEAPGMALLHIVYERLVNAIHNEDTVANYHNEGRRLGRLMYEGRWLDPQSLMLRESLQRWVGSAITGSVTLRLRRGDDYTILDTEGPALSYHPEKLSMERVQDAAFGPQDRIGQLTMRNLDIADSRARLELYAQQGIVGGATADLVGALEGGGSKAIAGGKGPDDEGEALDRAAFDQGTD, from the coding sequence ATGTCCAAGGTTCTGACTTCCCTGCCTGTCGGCGAGCGCGTCGGCCTCGCCTTCTCCGGAGGTCTCGACACCTCCGTCGCCGTCGCATGGATGCGCGAGAAGGGCGCGATCCCCTGCACGTACACGGCTGACATCGGTCAGTACGACGAGCCGGACATCGCTTCCGTCCCGGGACGGGCCGGAGCGTACGGAGCCGAGCTCTCGCGCTTGGTGGACTGCCGGGCGGCCCTGGTCGAGGAGGGCCTGTCCGCGCTCCAGTGCGGCGCCTTCCACATCCGCAGTGCCGGCAAGGCCTACTTCAACACGACCCCGCTGGGGCGCGCCGTCACGGGCACGCTGCTGGTCCGGGCGATGAAGGAGGACGACGTCAACATCTGGGGTGACGGGTCCACCTACAAGGGCAACGACATCGAGCGCTTCTACCGCTACGGGCTGATGGCCAACCCGCAGCTGCAGATCTACAAGCCCTGGCTCGACGTGGACTTCGTCAACGAGCTGGGCGGGCGCGACGAGATGTCCCAGTGGCTGGGCGAACGGGACCTGCCCTACCGCGACTCGAAGGAGAAGGCCTACTCGACCGACGCCAACATCTGGGGTGCCACCCATGAGGCGAAGCAGCTCGAGATGCTCGACACCGGCCTGGACATCGTCGAGCCGATCATGGGCGTCAAGGCCTGGGACGAGAACGTCGAGGTGAAGACCGAGGAGGTCACCGTACGGTTCGAGCAGGGCCGCCCGGTCGAGATCAACGGTGCGACCTTCGCGAATGCCATCGACCTGGTGCTGGAGGCCAACGCCGTCGGTGGCCGGCACGGGCTCGGGGCGTCCGACCAGATCGAGAACCGGATCATCGAGGCCAAGTCGCGCGGCATCTACGAGGCGCCCGGCATGGCTCTGCTGCACATCGTCTACGAGCGGCTGGTGAACGCGATCCACAACGAGGACACGGTCGCCAACTACCACAACGAGGGGCGCCGGCTCGGGCGGCTGATGTACGAGGGCCGCTGGCTCGATCCCCAGTCGCTGATGCTGCGCGAGTCGCTGCAGCGCTGGGTCGGCTCCGCCATCACCGGCTCGGTGACGCTGCGACTGCGCCGGGGCGACGACTACACCATCCTCGACACCGAGGGTCCCGCCCTGAGCTACCACCCGGAGAAGCTCTCGATGGAGCGGGTCCAGGACGCGGCGTTCGGTCCGCAGGATCGGATCGGCCAGCTGACCATGCGCAACCTCGACATCGCCGACTCCCGGGCCCGACTCGAGCTGTACGCCCAGCAGGGCATCGTCGGTGGTGCGACGGCCGACCTCGTCGGGGCGTTGGAGGGCGGCGGATCGAAGGCCATCGCCGGCGGCAAGGGACCCGACGACGAGGGCGAGGCGCTTGACCGCGCAGCCTTCGACCAGGGCACCGACTGA
- a CDS encoding DUF4352 domain-containing protein, producing MSQPPFPQSQNPQYQNQPYQQVPGQPYPPQPPMKPRKKWYKRPWVWVVTVIVIIAFAANGGGNKGAKVTAGSTASQAPAAASSPLATTPVQASTQAVAPAAKQEEKLAGLNEAVDAGDLQYTVTKVQKGVSKVGSDYLNQSAQGQYVLVSVNVKNTGKSSKTFDSNLVKLYDKDAIEYSSDSTAEIYANDQNHTFLEQVNPGNTVKGLLVFDIPKDVQPTQLGVRGGMFGAEKKISLS from the coding sequence ATGTCCCAGCCCCCCTTCCCCCAGTCGCAGAACCCGCAGTACCAGAACCAGCCCTACCAGCAGGTCCCGGGCCAGCCCTATCCCCCGCAGCCGCCGATGAAGCCGCGCAAGAAGTGGTACAAGCGGCCGTGGGTGTGGGTCGTGACGGTCATCGTCATCATCGCGTTCGCCGCGAACGGCGGTGGCAACAAGGGCGCCAAGGTCACTGCCGGCTCCACGGCGTCGCAGGCCCCTGCGGCGGCCTCCTCCCCGCTCGCGACCACCCCGGTCCAGGCGTCCACCCAGGCGGTGGCGCCGGCGGCCAAGCAGGAGGAGAAGCTCGCCGGCCTGAACGAGGCGGTCGACGCCGGCGACCTGCAGTACACCGTGACCAAGGTCCAGAAGGGCGTCAGTAAGGTCGGCTCCGACTACCTCAACCAGTCGGCGCAGGGCCAGTACGTACTCGTCAGCGTGAACGTCAAGAACACCGGCAAGTCATCGAAGACGTTCGACTCCAACTTGGTCAAGCTGTACGACAAGGACGCCATCGAATATAGCTCCGACAGCACCGCTGAGATCTACGCGAACGATCAGAACCACACCTTTCTCGAGCAGGTGAATCCGGGCAACACCGTCAAGGGCCTGCTGGTGTTCGACATTCCGAAGGACGTGCAGCCCACCCAGCTCGGTGTGCGCGGCGGGATGTTCGGGGCCGAGAAGAAGATCTCACTTTCCTGA
- a CDS encoding histidine kinase, with product MQKPSEVPPTLVTVRRVAWTVLGGSLAVLVCLVALVGSLSVVPAYQSHVGLGGQLTSVGVLALLAWLVAMATLFARRAHPWVPMVAGVLLTVVLQLDSLLLLFGAASVVVHRGRRQGAIASTVAGALTLVAGLRDGLRPWRDSAWAAALSSSSPLSATPDPQLQLGVSLGIAFVSGVVVLGSAWLVRSRQDLGETEEARAQAEDRSERLATATVRLEERERLAREVHDTLAHRLSLISLNSGALETAALDGSPRWRKQPRPCGRVLIARWRICVNWSAHCDSRRLPIALRWQATRTSLLGWGSPPCPS from the coding sequence GTGCAGAAGCCCTCGGAAGTCCCGCCCACCCTGGTGACGGTGCGCCGCGTGGCGTGGACGGTCCTGGGCGGTTCACTCGCGGTGCTGGTGTGTCTGGTCGCTCTCGTGGGTTCGTTGAGCGTCGTTCCCGCCTACCAGTCGCATGTCGGCCTCGGTGGTCAGCTGACGAGTGTCGGTGTGCTGGCGCTGCTGGCCTGGCTCGTCGCGATGGCCACCCTGTTCGCCCGCCGCGCGCACCCCTGGGTGCCGATGGTGGCCGGTGTCCTGCTCACGGTGGTGCTCCAGCTCGACAGCCTGCTGCTGCTGTTCGGGGCGGCGTCGGTGGTCGTGCATCGCGGTCGCCGTCAGGGCGCCATCGCCTCCACCGTCGCAGGGGCGCTCACGCTGGTGGCAGGGCTGCGCGACGGGCTGCGCCCCTGGCGGGACAGCGCCTGGGCTGCCGCGTTGAGCTCGTCGTCCCCGCTGTCTGCGACGCCGGATCCGCAACTTCAACTCGGCGTGAGCCTCGGGATCGCCTTCGTCTCCGGTGTGGTGGTCCTCGGCAGCGCCTGGCTGGTCCGTTCGCGACAGGACCTGGGGGAGACAGAGGAAGCCCGGGCGCAGGCGGAGGACCGCAGCGAACGACTCGCGACGGCGACCGTGCGCCTGGAGGAACGTGAGCGTCTGGCCCGCGAGGTCCATGACACCTTGGCGCATCGCCTGTCGCTGATCTCGCTGAACTCGGGGGCGCTCGAGACTGCCGCCCTGGACGGCTCCCCCAGGTGGCGCAAGCAGCCGAGGCCCTGCGGGAGAGTGCTCATCGCTCGTTGGAGGATCTGCGTGAACTGGTCGGCGCACTGCGACAGCCGCCGACTCCCGATCGCGCTCCGATGGCAGGCGACCCGGACCTCGCTCCTCGGGTGGGGCTCGCCACCCTGCCCGAGCTGA
- a CDS encoding ATP-binding protein, translating into MGLATLPELIESARSSGARIEATIMVQDADQAGDLLNRATYRIMQEALTNAFKHAPGQPIRVDLIAGPTTGIHVTVTNALGPDSGLPGSGNGLIGMQERAALLGGILSAEPDDRGNFVVEASLPWQGRTSR; encoded by the coding sequence GTGGGGCTCGCCACCCTGCCCGAGCTGATCGAGTCGGCGAGGTCTTCCGGGGCTCGCATCGAGGCCACGATCATGGTCCAGGACGCTGATCAGGCGGGGGACCTGCTGAATCGAGCCACCTATCGCATCATGCAGGAGGCCCTGACGAACGCCTTCAAGCATGCACCAGGCCAGCCCATCCGCGTCGATCTCATAGCCGGCCCCACGACGGGCATCCACGTCACGGTGACGAATGCGCTCGGCCCGGATTCCGGCCTTCCCGGGTCGGGCAACGGCCTCATCGGCATGCAGGAGCGTGCTGCCCTCCTCGGCGGGATCCTCAGCGCTGAACCGGATGACCGAGGGAACTTCGTGGTCGAGGCATCCCTGCCGTGGCAAGGTCGAACGAGCCGCTGA
- a CDS encoding response regulator transcription factor, whose product MTQSDAGDTRPIRVMLVDDDAMARNGVRMILESARDIRVVAEASDGGKVIDAVHAHHPDVVLMDLHMPTVNGIAVTARLQREINPPKVIALTSIDLDSYVFDALEAGASGFLLKDVAPVDLQQAVRTVHHGDAVLSPRSIAHLIRQFVDAGHREQNSRALGLLALLTPRELEVAHCVHEDLSNQQIARRLGCSEATVKTHLSHIMAKLDVPSRVQVALLVERAASSRSAMVPAPMG is encoded by the coding sequence GTGACACAGAGTGATGCGGGGGACACCCGGCCCATCCGGGTGATGCTGGTCGACGACGACGCGATGGCGCGCAACGGCGTTCGGATGATCCTGGAGAGCGCGCGCGATATTCGGGTGGTCGCTGAGGCTTCCGACGGTGGGAAGGTGATCGACGCCGTCCATGCCCACCACCCCGATGTGGTGCTGATGGACCTGCACATGCCGACGGTGAACGGCATCGCGGTCACGGCCCGCCTACAGCGAGAGATCAATCCGCCGAAGGTCATCGCCCTGACCTCGATCGACCTGGACAGCTACGTCTTCGACGCCCTGGAGGCAGGGGCGAGCGGGTTCCTGCTCAAGGACGTGGCGCCGGTCGATCTGCAGCAGGCGGTGCGTACGGTGCACCACGGGGATGCCGTTCTTTCCCCGCGCAGCATCGCCCACCTCATCCGGCAGTTCGTCGACGCAGGCCACCGCGAGCAGAACAGCCGCGCGCTCGGTCTGCTGGCGCTGCTGACGCCCCGGGAACTGGAGGTCGCCCACTGCGTCCACGAGGATCTGAGCAACCAGCAGATCGCCCGGAGACTCGGCTGCAGCGAGGCCACCGTGAAGACGCACCTCAGTCACATCATGGCCAAGCTCGACGTGCCGAGCCGTGTCCAGGTCGCCCTGCTGGTTGAGCGTGCGGCCTCCTCCCGCAGCGCGATGGTCCCCGCCCCGATGGGATGA
- the leuA gene encoding 2-isopropylmalate synthase, which yields MPIRRYHAFEPVALPDRTWPDNKLTKAPRWLSTDLRDGNQALIDPMTPSRKQKMFDMLVRMGYKEIEIGFPSASQTDFDFVRQLIDNDRIPDDVTITVLTQAREDLIERTAQSLQGAARANIHMYNALAPMFRRVVFKMDEDEAKDLACRGTDLVMKYAEQYLGDVRFGYEYSPEIFTQTPTDYAVEVCNAVMDRWQPDADREIILNLPATVEMSTPNVYADQIEYFCRNVNHREFVTVSLHAHNDRGTAVAATELALMAGADRVEGCLFGHGERTGNVDLVTMAMNLFSQGIDPMIDFSDMDEIRRTVEYCTGLPVHPRHPYAGDLVYTAFSGSHQDAIKKGLEDLEKQAKVTGTPMRDNAWEAPYLPIDPHDVGRTYEAVIRVNSQSGKGGMAYLMKADYKLDLPRRLQIEFSRVVQQATDASGAEISSRQLWDIFNNEYIETAGPLQVLGVRTQNNGVDTIDATVTMNGQELVIHGEGNGPVSAYVDALSSFGTRSVRVLDYSEHAMAAGGDAKAAAYVECEIGDGDDAQIMWGVGIHENIITASLQAVTHAVNRAIR from the coding sequence ATGCCGATCCGGCGCTACCACGCTTTCGAGCCCGTCGCCCTGCCCGACCGTACGTGGCCGGACAACAAGCTGACCAAGGCCCCGCGCTGGCTCTCCACCGATCTGCGAGACGGCAACCAGGCCCTGATCGATCCGATGACGCCCAGCCGCAAGCAGAAGATGTTCGACATGCTGGTGCGGATGGGCTACAAGGAGATCGAGATCGGTTTCCCGTCGGCCTCCCAGACTGACTTCGACTTCGTCCGGCAGTTGATCGACAACGACCGCATCCCCGACGACGTCACCATCACCGTGCTGACCCAGGCGCGCGAGGACCTGATCGAGCGCACCGCTCAGTCCCTGCAGGGCGCCGCCCGCGCCAATATCCACATGTACAACGCGCTGGCGCCGATGTTCCGCCGGGTCGTCTTCAAGATGGACGAGGACGAGGCGAAGGACCTGGCGTGCCGCGGCACGGATCTGGTGATGAAGTACGCCGAGCAGTACCTGGGCGACGTACGTTTCGGCTACGAGTACAGCCCGGAGATCTTCACCCAGACGCCGACCGACTACGCCGTCGAGGTCTGCAACGCGGTGATGGACCGCTGGCAGCCGGACGCGGACCGGGAGATCATCCTCAACCTGCCCGCGACGGTCGAGATGTCGACGCCGAACGTGTACGCCGACCAGATCGAGTACTTCTGCCGCAACGTCAACCACCGGGAGTTCGTCACCGTCTCGCTGCACGCGCACAATGATCGCGGCACGGCCGTCGCCGCGACCGAGCTGGCGCTGATGGCCGGCGCCGACCGTGTCGAGGGCTGCCTGTTCGGGCACGGCGAGCGGACCGGCAACGTCGACCTGGTCACCATGGCGATGAACCTGTTCAGCCAGGGCATCGACCCGATGATCGACTTCTCCGACATGGACGAGATCCGTCGCACCGTCGAGTACTGCACCGGCCTGCCGGTGCACCCGCGCCACCCGTACGCGGGCGACCTGGTCTACACCGCCTTCTCCGGCTCCCACCAGGACGCCATCAAGAAGGGCCTGGAGGACCTGGAGAAGCAGGCGAAGGTCACCGGCACCCCCATGCGGGACAACGCCTGGGAGGCCCCGTACCTGCCGATCGACCCGCACGACGTCGGTCGCACCTACGAGGCCGTCATCCGGGTGAACTCGCAGTCCGGCAAGGGCGGCATGGCGTACCTGATGAAGGCCGACTACAAGCTGGACCTGCCGCGGCGACTGCAGATCGAGTTCTCCCGCGTCGTCCAGCAGGCGACCGATGCCTCGGGCGCCGAGATCAGCTCCCGGCAGCTGTGGGACATTTTCAACAACGAGTACATCGAGACCGCCGGGCCGCTGCAGGTCCTGGGCGTGCGCACCCAGAACAACGGTGTGGACACCATCGACGCGACCGTCACGATGAACGGCCAGGAGCTGGTGATCCACGGCGAGGGCAACGGCCCGGTGTCCGCCTACGTCGACGCGCTGTCGAGCTTCGGCACCCGGTCGGTCCGCGTCCTGGACTACTCCGAGCACGCGATGGCCGCCGGTGGCGACGCCAAGGCGGCCGCGTACGTCGAGTGCGAGATCGGCGACGGTGACGACGCCCAGATCATGTGGGGCGTAGGCATCCACGAGAACATCATCACCGCCTCCCTGCAGGCGGTCACCCACGCGGTCAACCGCGCCATCCGCTGA
- a CDS encoding globin domain-containing protein, protein MLSDTSRPIIAATAAVVAERIPFITPEFYKRMFGARPDLLDGMFSRSNQITGEQPKALAGSIAAFAIWLLQHPDSYPESVLSRIAHKHASLGLKEDEYPTVYEHLFGAIAADLGDAATPEVVEAWTEVYWLMAHALISMEKNLYASQPNDKPFSPWRVTKKEMTGGNVAVISFEPADDTAVAPARPGQYVSIEVPTPDGIRQPRQFTLIPAPAGTRRIAVKLDPNGEVTPLIHEKLRVGDVYDLSNPYGDLVLRDTQVPLVLASAGIGVTPMLALLHALCERGSQREVIVLHADRSSAEWPLADEMKQLVADLPNARIETWFEEGGDGDHEGYMDISGVSIPWEANVVMCGPLPFLKAVRSQVISSGHPSEQVFYEIFGPDLWLVQGE, encoded by the coding sequence ATGCTGTCGGACACCTCCCGCCCGATCATCGCGGCCACCGCTGCCGTCGTCGCGGAACGCATCCCCTTCATCACCCCGGAGTTCTACAAGCGGATGTTCGGGGCACGCCCCGACCTGCTCGACGGGATGTTCAGCCGCTCGAACCAGATCACCGGTGAGCAGCCGAAGGCGCTGGCGGGATCGATCGCCGCGTTCGCGATCTGGCTGCTGCAGCACCCGGACTCCTACCCGGAGTCGGTGCTCTCCCGGATCGCCCACAAGCATGCCTCGCTGGGACTCAAGGAGGACGAGTACCCGACCGTCTACGAGCACCTCTTCGGTGCCATCGCGGCCGATCTCGGCGACGCCGCCACCCCCGAGGTCGTCGAGGCCTGGACCGAGGTCTACTGGCTGATGGCCCACGCCCTCATCTCGATGGAGAAGAACCTCTACGCGAGCCAGCCCAACGACAAGCCCTTCTCCCCGTGGCGGGTGACCAAGAAGGAGATGACCGGCGGCAATGTCGCCGTGATCAGTTTCGAGCCCGCCGATGACACCGCTGTGGCACCGGCTAGGCCCGGCCAGTACGTCTCCATCGAGGTCCCGACGCCCGACGGCATCCGCCAGCCGCGCCAGTTCACCCTGATTCCCGCCCCGGCCGGCACCCGCCGGATCGCGGTCAAGCTCGACCCGAACGGCGAGGTGACCCCGCTGATCCACGAGAAGCTCCGGGTCGGCGACGTCTACGACCTGTCCAACCCGTATGGAGATCTCGTCCTGCGCGACACGCAGGTCCCGCTTGTCCTGGCCTCGGCAGGTATCGGCGTCACCCCGATGCTCGCCCTGCTCCACGCCCTGTGCGAGCGCGGGTCGCAGCGCGAGGTCATCGTGCTGCACGCCGACCGGTCCTCGGCCGAGTGGCCGCTGGCGGACGAGATGAAGCAGCTCGTCGCGGACCTGCCGAATGCGCGGATCGAGACCTGGTTCGAGGAGGGCGGCGACGGCGACCACGAGGGCTACATGGACATCAGCGGTGTGTCGATCCCGTGGGAGGCGAACGTCGTCATGTGTGGCCCGCTGCCCTTCCTGAAGGCCGTCCGCTCGCAGGTCATCTCGTCGGGCCACCCGTCGGAGCAGGTCTTCTACGAGATCTTCGGCCCGGACCTGTGGCTCGTCCAGGGCGAGTGA
- a CDS encoding mycothiol transferase — protein sequence MIVNDLLIDGIERSREVCHEVLRGLTPDQANARPGGDHNSISWLVWHIAREQDVQIAPLCGTPQVWTSQGWFERFDLDLPARSMGYGHDVSTAGKVVVDDTDLLLGYLDAAVDATRAYIASVGADQFDDIVDDRWDPPVTRGVRLVSVIDDAAQHAGQAAYVRGLLFG from the coding sequence ATGATCGTCAACGACCTGCTCATCGACGGCATCGAGCGCAGCCGGGAGGTCTGTCACGAGGTATTGCGCGGATTGACGCCCGATCAGGCGAATGCCCGTCCGGGCGGGGACCACAACTCGATCTCCTGGCTGGTGTGGCACATCGCTCGCGAACAGGACGTGCAGATCGCACCACTCTGCGGCACGCCACAGGTCTGGACCTCCCAGGGGTGGTTCGAACGGTTCGATCTCGACCTGCCGGCCCGCTCGATGGGGTACGGCCATGACGTCTCCACCGCAGGCAAGGTCGTGGTCGACGACACCGACCTGTTGCTGGGTTACCTGGACGCCGCGGTCGACGCCACCCGGGCCTACATCGCCTCGGTCGGGGCCGACCAGTTCGACGACATCGTCGACGACCGCTGGGACCCGCCGGTGACACGGGGGGTGCGGCTCGTCAGCGTCATCGACGACGCCGCCCAGCACGCGGGGCAGGCGGCGTACGTCCGGGGACTGCTCTTCGGCTGA
- the recO gene encoding DNA repair protein RecO has translation MPTYRDQAVVLRTHKLGEADRIITMLTRAHGKVRAVARGVRRTGSKFGARLEPFSHVDLQLASGRNLHYVDQVETIQAYGGRLAADYPAWTAGQVMVETADKLVGEEHQPALQQYRLLVGALAVLVRGTTDGPRPAAMVLDSYLLRSMAVAGYAPTFTDCASCGAPGPHTAFSPAAGGVVCRFCRPPASAHPQVATLNLLSALLVGDWAATSAVEATVQREASGLTAAFVNWHMERGLRSLSLVER, from the coding sequence GTGCCGACCTACCGCGACCAAGCCGTGGTGCTGCGGACGCACAAGCTCGGCGAGGCCGACCGCATCATCACGATGCTCACGCGCGCCCACGGCAAGGTGCGTGCGGTGGCCCGGGGGGTGCGCCGGACAGGATCGAAGTTCGGAGCCCGGCTCGAGCCGTTCAGCCATGTCGACCTGCAGTTGGCCAGCGGGCGCAACCTGCACTACGTCGACCAGGTCGAGACCATCCAGGCCTACGGCGGTCGGCTGGCGGCCGATTACCCGGCCTGGACGGCGGGGCAGGTGATGGTCGAGACGGCCGACAAGCTGGTCGGTGAAGAACATCAGCCTGCGTTGCAGCAGTACCGGCTGCTCGTCGGGGCCCTGGCGGTGCTGGTGCGAGGGACCACCGACGGCCCCCGCCCCGCCGCGATGGTGCTGGACTCCTACCTGCTGCGGTCGATGGCGGTGGCCGGTTACGCGCCCACCTTCACCGACTGCGCCTCCTGCGGCGCTCCCGGCCCGCACACCGCGTTCTCCCCGGCGGCGGGCGGTGTGGTGTGCCGCTTCTGTCGCCCCCCGGCCAGCGCCCATCCCCAAGTGGCCACCCTCAACCTGCTCAGCGCCCTGTTGGTGGGGGACTGGGCCGCGACGAGTGCGGTGGAGGCCACGGTCCAGCGGGAGGCGAGCGGTCTGACCGCGGCGTTCGTCAACTGGCACATGGAGCGTGGGCTGCGGTCCCTCTCCCTGGTCGAGAGGTAG
- a CDS encoding FadR/GntR family transcriptional regulator gives MTVSRGDDVTEGSRAYEVVLNHIEEAILGGSLVIGQQLPPERDLATQLGVSRAAVREAIHALVAQGVLSASVGPRGGTRVAAFRTEALKKVLRLQVALADFPVEDVTEVRIALERTTIAAACRDITEEHLEELRDILDEMAVAQDPDTFNDLDTRFHVAIANTGRNTLATDMTIAIRESLRRPIVTAEKNMRDWPAFRRATMADHQEVYEALLARDQKRAATAMESHIRAAYAILPIEPQAQPQS, from the coding sequence ATGACCGTATCGAGAGGCGATGACGTGACTGAAGGCAGCCGAGCCTACGAGGTGGTCCTCAATCACATCGAGGAAGCCATCCTCGGCGGTTCCCTCGTGATCGGCCAGCAGCTCCCGCCGGAGCGGGACCTGGCGACCCAACTGGGGGTGAGCCGTGCCGCCGTACGCGAGGCGATCCATGCCCTGGTCGCGCAGGGTGTGCTCTCCGCCTCGGTGGGCCCCCGCGGCGGGACGCGGGTCGCGGCCTTCCGCACCGAGGCGCTGAAGAAGGTACTGCGGTTGCAGGTCGCCCTGGCGGACTTCCCGGTCGAGGACGTCACCGAGGTGAGGATCGCGTTGGAGCGTACGACCATCGCCGCCGCCTGCCGCGACATCACCGAGGAGCACCTCGAGGAACTGCGCGACATCCTCGACGAGATGGCGGTGGCCCAAGACCCCGACACCTTCAACGATCTCGACACCCGCTTCCACGTCGCCATCGCCAACACCGGCCGCAACACCCTCGCAACGGACATGACAATCGCCATCCGCGAGTCGTTGCGCCGGCCGATCGTGACCGCGGAGAAGAACATGCGGGACTGGCCGGCCTTCCGGCGCGCGACGATGGCGGACCACCAAGAGGTGTACGAGGCTCTGCTCGCGCGGGACCAGAAGCGGGCCGCGACGGCGATGGAGAGCCACATCCGGGCCGCCTACGCGATCCTTCCGATCGAGCCGCAGGCCCAGCCCCAGTCGTGA
- a CDS encoding L-lactate permease has translation MFPMTPFQPTLSPLGSVTASALVALVPILVMLITLGVLKWKAYLAGLASLLAALLVAVLAFHMPVTMAGLSALQGAAFGIFPITWILLAAIWMYDITVVSGRFEDLRSTFSLITDDPRVLGILVAFCFGGLLEALAGFGAPVAITSVMLVAIGYSPLRSAMTVLLANTAPVAFGAIATPIIMAGNVSGLDYHRIGAFVGRQTAILAFIVPFLMLLLIDGRKGLKQVWPAAVVIGGVFSVAKWITSSYVSVELTDVIASLLGIAAGVVLMRFWKPAGSAEAMERISRRMMGEPDSVLERDSHAPADPKSLTAGKITMALLPYILVVALFSIVNLIPPIANALAATDIKFGWPGLAGNILDAAGHKVTRTTFKLALLSSPGTLLAVIAIITAAIYRVPPRAVVGTLGRNAHKLRFTALTIASVVALAYVMDFSGQTVTIGTWIAGTGAVFAFLSPVLGWIGTYVTGSDTTANALFSGLQATVGKKIGLDPFLTVSANASGGVLGKMISPQNLAIAATSVGLIGQESLILRRIVGWSFALLAFLCVLVGLMSTPVLGWLLPA, from the coding sequence GTGTTCCCTATGACTCCCTTCCAGCCGACGCTCAGCCCACTCGGCAGCGTCACCGCCTCCGCACTGGTGGCGCTGGTTCCCATTCTGGTCATGCTCATCACCCTGGGCGTGCTGAAATGGAAAGCTTATCTCGCGGGTCTGGCCTCGTTGTTGGCCGCGCTGCTGGTGGCGGTCCTCGCCTTCCACATGCCGGTGACCATGGCGGGGCTGTCCGCCCTCCAGGGTGCGGCGTTCGGTATCTTCCCGATCACCTGGATCCTGCTGGCCGCCATCTGGATGTACGACATCACGGTGGTCAGCGGCCGGTTCGAGGATCTCCGTTCGACCTTCTCGTTGATCACCGACGACCCCCGCGTCCTCGGCATCCTGGTGGCCTTCTGCTTCGGCGGCCTGCTCGAGGCGCTGGCCGGATTCGGCGCGCCCGTCGCGATCACCTCGGTGATGCTCGTCGCCATCGGCTACTCGCCGCTCCGCTCGGCCATGACCGTGCTGTTGGCCAACACCGCCCCGGTCGCGTTCGGCGCCATCGCCACCCCGATCATCATGGCCGGCAACGTCTCCGGTCTCGACTACCACCGGATCGGCGCCTTCGTCGGTCGCCAGACCGCCATCCTGGCCTTCATCGTGCCGTTCCTGATGCTGCTGCTGATCGACGGGCGCAAGGGGCTCAAGCAGGTGTGGCCCGCAGCCGTCGTCATCGGTGGTGTCTTCTCCGTCGCCAAGTGGATCACCTCCTCCTACGTGTCCGTCGAACTGACCGACGTGATCGCCTCGCTGCTCGGCATTGCCGCCGGTGTCGTCCTGATGCGCTTCTGGAAGCCCGCCGGCTCGGCCGAGGCGATGGAGCGGATCTCACGGCGGATGATGGGGGAGCCCGACTCCGTGCTGGAACGCGACTCCCACGCCCCCGCGGACCCCAAGAGCCTCACCGCCGGCAAGATCACCATGGCGCTGCTCCCGTACATCCTCGTGGTCGCCCTGTTCTCGATCGTCAATCTGATCCCGCCGATCGCCAACGCCCTGGCCGCGACCGACATCAAGTTCGGCTGGCCGGGCCTGGCCGGCAACATCCTGGACGCCGCCGGTCACAAGGTCACCCGCACCACGTTCAAGCTCGCGCTCCTCTCGTCCCCCGGCACTCTGCTCGCCGTGATCGCCATCATCACGGCTGCCATCTACCGGGTGCCCCCGCGCGCCGTGGTCGGGACCTTGGGCCGCAACGCCCACAAGCTGCGCTTCACCGCCCTCACCATCGCCTCGGTCGTCGCCCTGGCGTACGTGATGGACTTCTCCGGCCAGACCGTCACGATCGGCACCTGGATCGCCGGCACCGGTGCGGTGTTCGCCTTCCTCTCCCCGGTGCTCGGCTGGATCGGGACCTACGTCACCGGCTCCGACACGACGGCGAACGCCCTCTTCAGCGGCCTGCAGGCCACCGTCGGCAAGAAAATCGGCCTCGATCCCTTCCTCACCGTCTCCGCGAACGCCTCCGGTGGCGTGCTCGGCAAGATGATCAGCCCGCAGAACCTGGCGATCGCCGCCACGTCGGTCGGCCTGATCGGCCAGGAGTCACTGATCCTGCGCCGGATCGTCGGCTGGAGCTTCGCCCTGCTCGCCTTCCTCTGCGTGCTCGTCGGACTGATGTCCACGCCGGTCCTCGGCTGGCTGCTCCCGGCCTGA